The proteins below come from a single Thunnus thynnus chromosome 10, fThuThy2.1, whole genome shotgun sequence genomic window:
- the LOC137191722 gene encoding zinc finger protein ZFAT-like isoform X3: MDGQKGAGSVFMCRLCNLFSPSRPLLLAHCSQLHPQQEPPDDIIIALQPLVAEPAGTLAESPVKRKRGRPKGSTKKRTDWTEGKADSTHSLEDKVRREEERNKEEADRQGENDNGISGLECRDCHRLFRNRRQILKHICLREEEEEEEEENGSVCGGAVVEDTENLDPGGADPTQMHQNPAGPGLVREKGVGSGQRTNKRSRMLSEDRSRISKEGGLATGNKKSVVSVVLKEDETIPGVSKMVPVEDSSAETECVSIQAKPQHSAVFQSQPQDIGSESTACEDNPKADQEPSSNPTSTTVTASRGFQEYSIKQDATNLLQSQLKIFACEFCNKIFKFRHSLISHLRTHTQEKPFKCPHCDYASAIKANLNVHLRKHTGEKFSCQHCPFNCLSPGHLKVHIERVHLKVKQHCSFCQKKYSDVKNLLKHMEKRHNLKDPVVSQNYQQLRLKTRQGLRQLLYHCPTCNRRFKNQLERERHLLVHGPQRPFACLLCDHAATKLAALAAHVRKHPFLYVCSVCDGKFVSSQRLKSHLKESHLELDQEQAFTDCINNSFYLMQPGGSMWGDEEREDTERGINEKDGVVHENESREEGVTNGVGGEELRDGEGEQLQGARGEDEEAKSQDESAEEQQVIEGKTREVGDSQEVLHQSITIETTTPSDRQEEERVESSDWSEVTVAERSQENTVDTRTSGDGNTRGHEENTQSLLPSQEIHTPPLENTHRSPENTHPADDDTSAAKDTNASLSSVNTNLSNLGVHTPLPSAPPEEDNQTPQSETVSEVFHQSAFQQVFSSLQKTLLDMETFQRLRKIYGDLECQYCGKLFWYKVHYNAHVRTHTKEHLHYCSKCSYSSITKSSLKRHLIQKHSGLLLPCSNPGCKYSTPDKYKLQAHQRTHQEQAKSVTCPVCHHSYPEHRLKHHIKTVHPDTVPVQGKGLMVKRAEKCPYCDSYFLKNSSDFQQHIWAHQGLKPYLCTMCDYAGRSRSNLKTHMNRHNKDRCHVCDLCGKTFKSKVTLKSHRLSHSSEGKRFQCTKCDFTCVSKPSLLRHMEQHAEFKPFRCAHCHYSCNIAGPLKRHYNRKHPDQKYQNAGPGLADLDALKQQGGMKCPECEFIYGTNWELNRHLKSKHGLKLVEGTWEVGEAVEAQYLPVEDEEQLTEAHVAALQDTGAVNILQQITEFSSEAHNAVTSMVAMAPGTVAVVEQLQVAEEKEVCSNQLMVVNAEGDLTGNQVMVVEEGHGLEALTVLTQGENTHHYIVYVQEHTVEIN; encoded by the exons GGACAGAAAGGCG CTGgctctgtgttcatgtgtcGGCTGTGCAACCTCTTCTCTCCCAGCCGCCCTCTGCTGCTGGCTCATTGCTCACAGCTTCACCCCCAGCAGGAGcctcctgatgacatcatcattgcACTACAGCCCCTTGTAGCAGAGCCTGCGGGGACCCTGGCAG AGAGTCCAGTGAAACGAAAACGAGGAAGACCAAAAGGTTCCACGAAGAAGCGCACAGACTGGACAGAGGGCAAGGCTGACTCCACCCATTCTCTAGAGGATAAAGttagaagagaagaagagaggaataaggaggaggcagacagacaag GTGAAAATGATAATGGGATATCAGGGCTGGAATGTAGAGACTGTCATCGCTTGTTCAGGAACAGACGACAGATCCTCAAACACATCTGcctgagagaagaggaggaggaggaggaagaagagaacg GGAGCGTCTGTGGTGGAGCAGTAGTTGAGGATACTGAAAATTTGGACCCTGGGGGAGCTGATCCAACTCAGATGCACCAAAACCCAGCAGGACCAGGACTTGTGAGAGAAAAAG GTGTGGGCAGCGGACAGAGAACCAATAAGAGAAGTCGGATGCTTTCTGAGGACCGAAGCCGCATCTCCAAAGAAGGAGGCCTTGCAACAGGCAACAAAAAGTCGGTCGTCAGTGTTGTTCTGAAGGAAGATGAAACAATCCCAG GTGTTTCTAAAATGGTTCCAGTGGAGGACAGTTCAGCAGAAACAGAGTGTGTATCCATCCAGGCCAAGCCTCAG CACTCTGCAGTCTTCCAGAGTCAGCCACAAGACATTGGAAGTGAATCGACTGCCTGTGAAGACAACCCTAAAGCAGACCAGGAGCCAAG TTCTAACCCGACCTCCACAACAGTAACAGCCAGCAGAGGCTTCCAGGAATATTCTATCAAGCAAGATGCTACCAA TTTACTTCAGAGCCAGTTGAAGATCTTCGCCTGTGAGTTCTGTAACAAGATCTTCAAATTCAGACACTCGCTGATTTCCCACCTCAGGACACACACCCAGGAGAAACCGTTCAAATGTCCACATTGTGATTACGCGTCAGCCATCAAAG CCAACTTGAATGTTCACCTGAGGAAGCACACAGGAGAGAAGTTCAGCTGTCAGCACTGTCCTTTCAACTGCCTCAGCCCAGGACACCTCAAG GTCCACATAGAGCGAGTCCATTTGAAGGTGAAGCAGCACTGCAGCTTCTGCCAGAAAAAGTACTCGGATGTGAAGAACCTGCTGAAACATATGGAGAAACGGCATAACCTGAAAGACCCTGTTGTCTCCCAGAACTACCAACAACTGAG GCTAAAGACTCGTCAGGGCCTCAGACAGCTCCTCTACCACTGTCCTACCTGTAATCGACGCTTTAAGAACCAGCTGGAGCGGGAGCGCCACCTGTTGGTCCACGGGCCTCAGCGCCCCTTTGCCTGCTTGCTCTGTGACCATGCTGCAACCAAGCTGGCCGCCCTCGCTGCTCATGTCAGAAAGCACCCCTTTCTATAcgtgtgctctgtgtgtgacGGGAAGTTTGTCAgctcacagagactaaagagtCACCTTAAGGAGTCTCACCTTGAGCTGGACCAAGAGCAGGCTTTTACCGACTGCATCAACAACAGCTTCTATCTGATGCAGCCTGGAGGAAGCATGTGgggagatgaagagagggaggacacagagagagggataaATGAAAAGGACGGGGTAGTGCATGAAAATGAGAGTAGGGAGGAGGGTGTAACAAATGGTGTAGGAGGGGAGGAGttgagagatggagagggggagcaGCTTCAAGGAGCAAGAGGGGAAGACGAGGAGGCTAAATCTCAGGATGAAAGCGCAGAAGAACAGCAGGTGATAGAGGGAAAGACGAGAGAAGTAGGAGATTCCCAAGAAGTGCTCCATCAATCGATTACTATAGAAACCACAACTCCCTCCgacagacaggaggaagagCGCGTTGAGTCTTCTGATTGGTCTGAAGTGACAGTGGCGGAAAGGTCACAGGAAAACACGGTGGACACACGCACCTCTGGAGATGGCAATACACGTGGACATGAGGAGAACACGCAAAGCTTATTACCATCCCAGGAAATTCACACCCCTCCtttggaaaacacacacaggagtcCAGAAAACACGCACCCAGCTGATGACGACAcatctgcagccaaagacacTAACGCATCTTTGTCATCAGTAAATACAAACTTGTCTAATTTGGGCGTACACACACCTTTGCCATCAGCACCTCCAGAAGAAGATAACCAGACTCCACAATCAGAAACG GTATCAGAGGTTTTCCATCAGAGTGCGTTCCAGCAGGTGTTTTCGTCTCTTCAGAAGACTCTGCTTGATATGGAGACTTTCCAACGGCTCAGGAAAATTTACGGAGACCTGGAATGTCAATACTGTG GTAAACTGTTCTGGTACAAAGTCCACTATAATGCGCATGTACGTACACATACCAAGGAGCACTTGCATTATTGTTCAAAGTGTAGCTACTCTTCCATCACCAAAAGCTCTTTAAAACGACATCTGATCCAGAAGCACAGTGGCTTGCTGCTGCCTTGTTCTAATCCTGGATGTAAATACAGCACACCTGACAAATACAAACTACAAGCCCATCAGAGGACGCATCAGGAACAG gCAAAGAGTGTGACCTGTCCTGTCTGCCATCACAGCTATCCAGAGCACAGACTGAAACACCACATTAAAACAGTCCATCCTG ATACAGTGCCTGTGCAGGGTAAAGGGCTGATGGTGAAGCGTGCAGAGAAGTGCCCTTACTGTGATTCTTACTTTCTAAAGAACAGCAGTGACTTTCAGCAGCACATCTGGGCCCATCAAG GTTTGAAACCATACCTCTGCACAATGTGTGACTACGCAGGCCGCAGTAGGAGTAACCTGAAGACTCATATGAATCGACACAATAAAGACAGATGTCATGTCTGTGATCTGTGTGGTAAAACATTCAAATCTAAAGTCACTTTGAAAAGCCACAGACTGAGCCACAGCAGTGAAG gGAAACGGTTTCAGTGCACAAAGTGTGACTTCACCTGTGTCTCTAAACCTTCCTTGCTCAGACACATGGAGCAGCATGCTGAATTTAAG CCGTTCCGTTGTGCCCACTGCCACTACTCCTGTAACATTGCTGGTCCCCTGAAGAGACACTACAACAGGAAACACCCAGATCAGAAATATCAGAACGCTGGACCTGGACTAGCTGACCTAGATGCTTTGAAACAACAAG GTGGAATGAAGTGTCCTGAATGTGAATTTATTTATGGCACCAACTGGGAACTGAACCGCCACCTGAAAAGCAAACATGGCCTGAAACTGGTGGAAGGCACCTGGGAG GTGGGGGAGGCAGTAGAGGCCCAGTACTTGCCCGTGGAGGATGAAGAGCAGCTGACAGAAGCACACGTAGCAGCCCTGCAGGACACCG GGGCAGTTAATATTCTCCAGCAGATCACTGAATTCAGTTCAGAGGCTCACAACGCTGTCACCTCCATGGTTGCCATGGCTCCAGGCACCGTCGCCGTCGTAGAACAG TTGCAGGTGGCCGAGGAGAAGGAAGTCTGCAGCAACCAGCTGATGGTGGTGAACGCAGAGGGGGATCTAACTGGTAACCaggtgatggtggtggaggagggacACGGCTTGGAGGCCCTGACAGTCCTCACTCAGGGAGAAAACACTCACCACTATATCGTCTACGTCCAGGAACATACTGTAGAAATCAACTAG
- the LOC137191722 gene encoding zinc finger protein ZFAT-like isoform X2: protein MSSEPAEFESFETASNSGSVFMCRLCNLFSPSRPLLLAHCSQLHPQQEPPDDIIIALQPLVAEPAGTLAESPVKRKRGRPKGSTKKRTDWTEGKADSTHSLEDKVRREEERNKEEADRQGENDNGISGLECRDCHRLFRNRRQILKHICLREEEEEEEEENGSVCGGAVVEDTENLDPGGADPTQMHQNPAGPGLVREKGVGSGQRTNKRSRMLSEDRSRISKEGGLATGNKKSVVSVVLKEDETIPGVSKMVPVEDSSAETECVSIQAKPQHSAVFQSQPQDIGSESTACEDNPKADQEPSSNPTSTTVTASRGFQEYSIKQDATNLLQSQLKIFACEFCNKIFKFRHSLISHLRTHTQEKPFKCPHCDYASAIKANLNVHLRKHTGEKFSCQHCPFNCLSPGHLKVHIERVHLKVKQHCSFCQKKYSDVKNLLKHMEKRHNLKDPVVSQNYQQLRLKTRQGLRQLLYHCPTCNRRFKNQLERERHLLVHGPQRPFACLLCDHAATKLAALAAHVRKHPFLYVCSVCDGKFVSSQRLKSHLKESHLELDQEQAFTDCINNSFYLMQPGGSMWGDEEREDTERGINEKDGVVHENESREEGVTNGVGGEELRDGEGEQLQGARGEDEEAKSQDESAEEQQVIEGKTREVGDSQEVLHQSITIETTTPSDRQEEERVESSDWSEVTVAERSQENTVDTRTSGDGNTRGHEENTQSLLPSQEIHTPPLENTHRSPENTHPADDDTSAAKDTNASLSSVNTNLSNLGVHTPLPSAPPEEDNQTPQSETVSEVFHQSAFQQVFSSLQKTLLDMETFQRLRKIYGDLECQYCGKLFWYKVHYNAHVRTHTKEHLHYCSKCSYSSITKSSLKRHLIQKHSGLLLPCSNPGCKYSTPDKYKLQAHQRTHQEQAKSVTCPVCHHSYPEHRLKHHIKTVHPDTVPVQGKGLMVKRAEKCPYCDSYFLKNSSDFQQHIWAHQGLKPYLCTMCDYAGRSRSNLKTHMNRHNKDRCHVCDLCGKTFKSKVTLKSHRLSHSSEGKRFQCTKCDFTCVSKPSLLRHMEQHAEFKPFRCAHCHYSCNIAGPLKRHYNRKHPDQKYQNAGPGLADLDALKQQGGMKCPECEFIYGTNWELNRHLKSKHGLKLVEGTWEVGEAVEAQYLPVEDEEQLTEAHVAALQDTGAVNILQQITEFSSEAHNAVTSMVAMAPGTVAVVEQVAEEKEVCSNQLMVVNAEGDLTGNQVMVVEEGHGLEALTVLTQGENTHHYIVYVQEHTVEIN from the exons ATGTCTTCAGAGCCTGCAGAGTTTGAAAGCTTTGAGACAGCGTCAAATT CTGgctctgtgttcatgtgtcGGCTGTGCAACCTCTTCTCTCCCAGCCGCCCTCTGCTGCTGGCTCATTGCTCACAGCTTCACCCCCAGCAGGAGcctcctgatgacatcatcattgcACTACAGCCCCTTGTAGCAGAGCCTGCGGGGACCCTGGCAG AGAGTCCAGTGAAACGAAAACGAGGAAGACCAAAAGGTTCCACGAAGAAGCGCACAGACTGGACAGAGGGCAAGGCTGACTCCACCCATTCTCTAGAGGATAAAGttagaagagaagaagagaggaataaggaggaggcagacagacaag GTGAAAATGATAATGGGATATCAGGGCTGGAATGTAGAGACTGTCATCGCTTGTTCAGGAACAGACGACAGATCCTCAAACACATCTGcctgagagaagaggaggaggaggaggaagaagagaacg GGAGCGTCTGTGGTGGAGCAGTAGTTGAGGATACTGAAAATTTGGACCCTGGGGGAGCTGATCCAACTCAGATGCACCAAAACCCAGCAGGACCAGGACTTGTGAGAGAAAAAG GTGTGGGCAGCGGACAGAGAACCAATAAGAGAAGTCGGATGCTTTCTGAGGACCGAAGCCGCATCTCCAAAGAAGGAGGCCTTGCAACAGGCAACAAAAAGTCGGTCGTCAGTGTTGTTCTGAAGGAAGATGAAACAATCCCAG GTGTTTCTAAAATGGTTCCAGTGGAGGACAGTTCAGCAGAAACAGAGTGTGTATCCATCCAGGCCAAGCCTCAG CACTCTGCAGTCTTCCAGAGTCAGCCACAAGACATTGGAAGTGAATCGACTGCCTGTGAAGACAACCCTAAAGCAGACCAGGAGCCAAG TTCTAACCCGACCTCCACAACAGTAACAGCCAGCAGAGGCTTCCAGGAATATTCTATCAAGCAAGATGCTACCAA TTTACTTCAGAGCCAGTTGAAGATCTTCGCCTGTGAGTTCTGTAACAAGATCTTCAAATTCAGACACTCGCTGATTTCCCACCTCAGGACACACACCCAGGAGAAACCGTTCAAATGTCCACATTGTGATTACGCGTCAGCCATCAAAG CCAACTTGAATGTTCACCTGAGGAAGCACACAGGAGAGAAGTTCAGCTGTCAGCACTGTCCTTTCAACTGCCTCAGCCCAGGACACCTCAAG GTCCACATAGAGCGAGTCCATTTGAAGGTGAAGCAGCACTGCAGCTTCTGCCAGAAAAAGTACTCGGATGTGAAGAACCTGCTGAAACATATGGAGAAACGGCATAACCTGAAAGACCCTGTTGTCTCCCAGAACTACCAACAACTGAG GCTAAAGACTCGTCAGGGCCTCAGACAGCTCCTCTACCACTGTCCTACCTGTAATCGACGCTTTAAGAACCAGCTGGAGCGGGAGCGCCACCTGTTGGTCCACGGGCCTCAGCGCCCCTTTGCCTGCTTGCTCTGTGACCATGCTGCAACCAAGCTGGCCGCCCTCGCTGCTCATGTCAGAAAGCACCCCTTTCTATAcgtgtgctctgtgtgtgacGGGAAGTTTGTCAgctcacagagactaaagagtCACCTTAAGGAGTCTCACCTTGAGCTGGACCAAGAGCAGGCTTTTACCGACTGCATCAACAACAGCTTCTATCTGATGCAGCCTGGAGGAAGCATGTGgggagatgaagagagggaggacacagagagagggataaATGAAAAGGACGGGGTAGTGCATGAAAATGAGAGTAGGGAGGAGGGTGTAACAAATGGTGTAGGAGGGGAGGAGttgagagatggagagggggagcaGCTTCAAGGAGCAAGAGGGGAAGACGAGGAGGCTAAATCTCAGGATGAAAGCGCAGAAGAACAGCAGGTGATAGAGGGAAAGACGAGAGAAGTAGGAGATTCCCAAGAAGTGCTCCATCAATCGATTACTATAGAAACCACAACTCCCTCCgacagacaggaggaagagCGCGTTGAGTCTTCTGATTGGTCTGAAGTGACAGTGGCGGAAAGGTCACAGGAAAACACGGTGGACACACGCACCTCTGGAGATGGCAATACACGTGGACATGAGGAGAACACGCAAAGCTTATTACCATCCCAGGAAATTCACACCCCTCCtttggaaaacacacacaggagtcCAGAAAACACGCACCCAGCTGATGACGACAcatctgcagccaaagacacTAACGCATCTTTGTCATCAGTAAATACAAACTTGTCTAATTTGGGCGTACACACACCTTTGCCATCAGCACCTCCAGAAGAAGATAACCAGACTCCACAATCAGAAACG GTATCAGAGGTTTTCCATCAGAGTGCGTTCCAGCAGGTGTTTTCGTCTCTTCAGAAGACTCTGCTTGATATGGAGACTTTCCAACGGCTCAGGAAAATTTACGGAGACCTGGAATGTCAATACTGTG GTAAACTGTTCTGGTACAAAGTCCACTATAATGCGCATGTACGTACACATACCAAGGAGCACTTGCATTATTGTTCAAAGTGTAGCTACTCTTCCATCACCAAAAGCTCTTTAAAACGACATCTGATCCAGAAGCACAGTGGCTTGCTGCTGCCTTGTTCTAATCCTGGATGTAAATACAGCACACCTGACAAATACAAACTACAAGCCCATCAGAGGACGCATCAGGAACAG gCAAAGAGTGTGACCTGTCCTGTCTGCCATCACAGCTATCCAGAGCACAGACTGAAACACCACATTAAAACAGTCCATCCTG ATACAGTGCCTGTGCAGGGTAAAGGGCTGATGGTGAAGCGTGCAGAGAAGTGCCCTTACTGTGATTCTTACTTTCTAAAGAACAGCAGTGACTTTCAGCAGCACATCTGGGCCCATCAAG GTTTGAAACCATACCTCTGCACAATGTGTGACTACGCAGGCCGCAGTAGGAGTAACCTGAAGACTCATATGAATCGACACAATAAAGACAGATGTCATGTCTGTGATCTGTGTGGTAAAACATTCAAATCTAAAGTCACTTTGAAAAGCCACAGACTGAGCCACAGCAGTGAAG gGAAACGGTTTCAGTGCACAAAGTGTGACTTCACCTGTGTCTCTAAACCTTCCTTGCTCAGACACATGGAGCAGCATGCTGAATTTAAG CCGTTCCGTTGTGCCCACTGCCACTACTCCTGTAACATTGCTGGTCCCCTGAAGAGACACTACAACAGGAAACACCCAGATCAGAAATATCAGAACGCTGGACCTGGACTAGCTGACCTAGATGCTTTGAAACAACAAG GTGGAATGAAGTGTCCTGAATGTGAATTTATTTATGGCACCAACTGGGAACTGAACCGCCACCTGAAAAGCAAACATGGCCTGAAACTGGTGGAAGGCACCTGGGAG GTGGGGGAGGCAGTAGAGGCCCAGTACTTGCCCGTGGAGGATGAAGAGCAGCTGACAGAAGCACACGTAGCAGCCCTGCAGGACACCG GGGCAGTTAATATTCTCCAGCAGATCACTGAATTCAGTTCAGAGGCTCACAACGCTGTCACCTCCATGGTTGCCATGGCTCCAGGCACCGTCGCCGTCGTAGAACAG GTGGCCGAGGAGAAGGAAGTCTGCAGCAACCAGCTGATGGTGGTGAACGCAGAGGGGGATCTAACTGGTAACCaggtgatggtggtggaggagggacACGGCTTGGAGGCCCTGACAGTCCTCACTCAGGGAGAAAACACTCACCACTATATCGTCTACGTCCAGGAACATACTGTAGAAATCAACTAG